The following proteins are co-located in the Dyadobacter chenwenxiniae genome:
- a CDS encoding PA0069 family radical SAM protein, translating into MDNRARGRGAAINTHNKFFKHEIEYTSEDWQQWEEPAANPKTQFIEEHSKTLLSVSDSPDLGHFHSINPYRGCEHGCIYCYARNSHEYWGYSAGLDFETKIIVKKNAPQLLEKLFNSKNWEPKAIHFSGNTDCYQPGEKKYRLTRQMLEICLRYRNPVSVLTKNALILRDLDVLEKLAKLNLVHGAISITSLNEELRGALEPRTVTGKRRLQIVKGLTEAGVPTGVMTAPIIPGLNDHEIPAIVQAAAENGAIWANYTIVRLNGAISTLFEEWINHHFPDRATKVLNQIAECHGGSLNDSRFGLRMVGEGNFAENIRQLHAHACRKYFKDRALPELDTTQFMRAGQMRLF; encoded by the coding sequence ATGGACAACAGGGCTCGTGGCCGGGGGGCTGCTATTAACACCCACAACAAATTTTTTAAGCATGAAATAGAATATACGTCAGAGGACTGGCAGCAGTGGGAAGAGCCGGCTGCGAACCCGAAAACGCAGTTTATTGAGGAGCACTCCAAAACATTGCTGAGTGTTTCGGATAGTCCGGATCTGGGTCATTTTCACTCGATTAACCCTTACCGGGGCTGCGAACATGGTTGTATTTACTGTTATGCCCGCAACTCCCATGAATATTGGGGATATTCCGCCGGGCTGGATTTTGAAACAAAAATTATAGTCAAGAAAAATGCGCCGCAGTTGCTGGAAAAGCTTTTCAATTCAAAAAACTGGGAGCCTAAGGCCATTCATTTTTCCGGAAACACAGATTGTTATCAACCGGGAGAAAAAAAATATCGGTTAACCCGGCAAATGCTCGAAATATGCCTGAGATATCGGAATCCGGTGAGCGTTTTGACCAAAAATGCTTTAATACTGAGGGATTTGGACGTGCTTGAAAAGCTCGCCAAGCTGAATCTGGTGCATGGAGCAATTTCCATTACTTCGCTAAATGAAGAGCTTCGCGGCGCCCTTGAACCCCGGACTGTAACCGGAAAACGCAGATTGCAAATTGTGAAAGGACTAACCGAAGCTGGCGTGCCGACGGGCGTAATGACAGCGCCCATTATTCCTGGACTCAATGATCACGAAATTCCGGCCATTGTACAGGCGGCGGCCGAAAACGGTGCAATATGGGCCAATTATACAATCGTAAGGCTGAATGGTGCCATTTCAACATTATTCGAAGAGTGGATCAATCATCATTTTCCGGATCGGGCAACGAAAGTGCTGAACCAGATTGCGGAATGCCATGGAGGAAGTTTAAATGATTCCCGATTCGGACTCAGAATGGTTGGGGAGGGTAATTTTGCAGAAAACATCAGGCAACTCCATGCACACGCGTGTCGAAAATATTTCAAAGACAGAGCGTTACCCGAGCTTGATACAACCCAGTTTATGCGGGCAGGGCAAATGCGTTTATTTTAA